In one Nicotiana sylvestris chromosome 8, ASM39365v2, whole genome shotgun sequence genomic region, the following are encoded:
- the LOC104232445 gene encoding gibberellin 2-beta-dioxygenase 1-like isoform X2, whose translation MVVLSIPAVEQFSIVKNCKPISSFFPSNIPIIDISKPDSKNLLVKACEEFGFFKIINHGVPMEFINNLELEAIKFFSSPLNQKEKAGPADPFGYGNRKIGTNGDIGWVEYILLSTNSEFNYQKFASILGLDPENIRVAVNDYVSAMKKMACEILEMLAEGLKIYPKNVFSKLLMDEQSDSVFRINHYPPCPEVQEFNGRNLIGFGAHTDPQIISLLRSNNTSGLQISLEDGHWISVPPDQNSFFINVGDSLQGWIYGGGLDSNAIRRKITLYM comes from the exons ATGGTTGTCTTGTCAATACCAGCAGTTGAACAATTTTCCATAGTCAAGAATTGTAAAccaatttcttcattttttcctaGTAATATTCCAATAATAGACATCTCAAAACCAGATAGCAAGAATCTTCTTGTTAAAGCATGTGAAGAATTTGGATTCTTCAAAATTATAAACCATGGTGTTCCTATGGAATTTATTAATAATCTTGAATTAGAAGCCATTAAATTCTTCTCATCTCCTcttaatcagaaagaaaaagcaGGTCCTGCTGATCCTTTTGGCTATGGCAATAGAAAGATTGGAACCAATGGTGATATTGGTTGGGTTGAATACATTCTCTTGTCAACAAATTCTGAGTTCAATTACCAAAAGTTTGCATCCATTTTGGGTCTTGACCCAGAAAATATTCG TGTTGCTGTTAATGATTATGTATCAGCAATGAAGAAAATGGCATGTGAGATTCTTGAAATGTTAGCAGAAGGATTGAAGATTTATCCAAAGAATGTATTTAGTAAACTACTAATGGATGAACAGAGTGACTCTGTTTTTAGGATAAATCACTACCCTCCATGTCCTGAAGTTCAAGAATTCAATGGCAGAAATTTGATTGGATTTGGTGCACATACTGACCCACAAATTATTTCTTTATTAAGATCAAATAACACTTCTGGACTTcaaatttcacttgaagatgGACATTGGATTTCTGTACCACCTGATCAAAATTCTTTCTTCATCAATGTTGGTGATTCATTGCAG GGGTGGATTTATGGGGGCGGATTGGACTCGAACGCTattcgtcgaaaaattacactgtatat GTGA
- the LOC104232445 gene encoding gibberellin 2-beta-dioxygenase 1-like isoform X1, with translation MVVLSIPAVEQFSIVKNCKPISSFFPSNIPIIDISKPDSKNLLVKACEEFGFFKIINHGVPMEFINNLELEAIKFFSSPLNQKEKAGPADPFGYGNRKIGTNGDIGWVEYILLSTNSEFNYQKFASILGLDPENIRVAVNDYVSAMKKMACEILEMLAEGLKIYPKNVFSKLLMDEQSDSVFRINHYPPCPEVQEFNGRNLIGFGAHTDPQIISLLRSNNTSGLQISLEDGHWISVPPDQNSFFINVGDSLQVMTNGRFKSVKHRVLANSLKSRLSMIYFGGPPLSEKIAPLASLIKGDQDSLYKEFTWFEYKKSAYNSRLADNRLVLFEKVL, from the exons ATGGTTGTCTTGTCAATACCAGCAGTTGAACAATTTTCCATAGTCAAGAATTGTAAAccaatttcttcattttttcctaGTAATATTCCAATAATAGACATCTCAAAACCAGATAGCAAGAATCTTCTTGTTAAAGCATGTGAAGAATTTGGATTCTTCAAAATTATAAACCATGGTGTTCCTATGGAATTTATTAATAATCTTGAATTAGAAGCCATTAAATTCTTCTCATCTCCTcttaatcagaaagaaaaagcaGGTCCTGCTGATCCTTTTGGCTATGGCAATAGAAAGATTGGAACCAATGGTGATATTGGTTGGGTTGAATACATTCTCTTGTCAACAAATTCTGAGTTCAATTACCAAAAGTTTGCATCCATTTTGGGTCTTGACCCAGAAAATATTCG TGTTGCTGTTAATGATTATGTATCAGCAATGAAGAAAATGGCATGTGAGATTCTTGAAATGTTAGCAGAAGGATTGAAGATTTATCCAAAGAATGTATTTAGTAAACTACTAATGGATGAACAGAGTGACTCTGTTTTTAGGATAAATCACTACCCTCCATGTCCTGAAGTTCAAGAATTCAATGGCAGAAATTTGATTGGATTTGGTGCACATACTGACCCACAAATTATTTCTTTATTAAGATCAAATAACACTTCTGGACTTcaaatttcacttgaagatgGACATTGGATTTCTGTACCACCTGATCAAAATTCTTTCTTCATCAATGTTGGTGATTCATTGCAG GTGATGACCAATGGAAGGTTTAAGAGTGTAAAGCATAGGGTTTTGGCCAATAGTTTGAAATCAAGACTTTCAATGATTTATTTTGGAGGACCACCATTGAGTGAAAAGATAGCACCTTTGGCTTCACTAATAAAAGGGGATCAAGACAGCTTGTACAAAGAATTTACATGGTTTGAGTACAAAAAATCAGCATACAATTCTAGACTAGCTGATAATAGGTTGGTCCTATTTGAGAAAGTACTATAG